GGCCCGCGCTCTGGTGGATCGGGGGGAGGTAGGGAAGGCCTTCGAAATCTACCGGGGAATCCTGGAGCGGGATCCCCGGAACGTGGAGGCCATCACCCAACTCGGCGTGATCCTCGCCCGCGCCCGGAGCTTCGAGGAGGCCCACCGGGCCTTCGACAAGGCCCTCAGCATCGATCCGCACGCCCCCCTCCCCCTGTTTGAGAAGGGATTGGCCTACTTCCAGGCCGGCCGCCCGCGCGACGGTGTCAGGGTGTGGGAGACGCTCATCGCCGTCGCCCCGACGGATGCGCGCGCGGCGGCCGCCCGGCAGATGCTCGCGAACGTCCGCGAGAGCATGGGGCGGCCGGCGGAGCCGGGAGCGGTGCCCCGGTGAAGACCCGGCCCGCTGCCGTCCTGTTCGATCTGTTCGATACGCTGGTGGACTTCGAGCGGGACCGTCTCCCCCTGGTGACGGTGGCGGGGAAGGAAATCCGGACCACCGGTGCCGCTGCCCACGCCGCGGTCCGTGAGGCCTATCCCGCCATCTCCCTGGAGCGCTTCACCGAGGCCTTCGCCGAGAGCCTCCGGGAGGTGAATGCGCTCCGGGACCGGGACGGGATCGAGGTGACGGCGGCCGAGCGCATCACCCGCTGCTTCGTGCGCCTGGGCCTCCCGGACACGGAGGGGACGGCTGCCCTCCGGGCGGCGGTGGTGGAGGCCCACATGGGGGCGGTGGCGGCGGCGACCACCTGCCCGCCGGAACGGCGGGAGGTCGTGCGCTCCCTGGCCTCGCGGTACCGGGTCGGCCTGGTGAGCAACTTCGACCACGGCGGGACCGCCCGGGCGCTGCTCACGCGCCACGGCTTCGACGGGATCTTCGAGGTCACGCTGATCTCGGCGGACGTGGGCTTTCGCAAGCCGCGCCGCGAGATCTTTGATCTGGCCTGCCGGGCGCTGGGGATCCTCCCCGCCGCAGGCCTCTTCGTCGGGGACAGTCTCAGCGTGGATGTCGCCGGGGCGCGGGGGGTGGGGATGCCCTGCGTCTGGGTGAACCGGGAGGGGCTGAGTCTCCACCCCGCGGATCCGCAGCCGGACCATACGATCCGGCATCTCCCCGACCTCCTCGCGTTCCTCTAGGCCTTGCTGCCATCCGGGCCTTCCGCTAAGATACCGGGACCACACCGGGGCATCCCGCCCCGCGGCGTCTTCTTGTTCTTCCTCTCTCTCCTGTTCCCCAAAGGAGGCGAGCGATGGCCACCATCCGCTTCGGGGTCTCCCGATCCTCCCCCTGGCGCTGCCTCGTCTGGATCCTGGTGGCGT
This window of the Candidatus Methylomirabilis sp. genome carries:
- a CDS encoding HAD family hydrolase, with the protein product MKTRPAAVLFDLFDTLVDFERDRLPLVTVAGKEIRTTGAAAHAAVREAYPAISLERFTEAFAESLREVNALRDRDGIEVTAAERITRCFVRLGLPDTEGTAALRAAVVEAHMGAVAAATTCPPERREVVRSLASRYRVGLVSNFDHGGTARALLTRHGFDGIFEVTLISADVGFRKPRREIFDLACRALGILPAAGLFVGDSLSVDVAGARGVGMPCVWVNREGLSLHPADPQPDHTIRHLPDLLAFL